Genomic DNA from Mauremys mutica isolate MM-2020 ecotype Southern chromosome 13, ASM2049712v1, whole genome shotgun sequence:
tattcaacaaaaaaaaaaattttcagcCAGAGTTTCATTATTTTCAGTTTTGCAACAACCACCAAAACCAAGAAACAAAGCCAAAAATCAAAAAGACAaattgctattgattttttttattttgctttcctatacaaattactttttaaaaaagaaatgtagtTTTGGTTTTGGGAAAGCAAAAAAatttcactgaaaatattttttttccctgaaaaatgtttcatttttaaaaacaactgaCACATACTTGTTTTCTATcgaaaaaaaaacagcaaaaggaATCAGTGATATTCAGAAAAAAAGTCCAAGTATTACATGAAGTATTACTTGAATGTTCTTACCCCCTCCAATTGTAAACTAGTTAAGAAACATCATCTAGAGCAGATATCCTCACTAGGGCTGGTCAGGATTTTTTGCTATACGAAAAATCTTGAAATTATAAaacttttttcaaattaaaacaattaaaaactcAGTTTTTTAACAAGATTTCATTCTTACTTTCACTCACTAGCTAAATATGACCACCCTGATTGCATCTCTGACTCAGTAAATCAGTTCTGATTACCTCAGTTTCATGTTAACCTCATAACATTAAATCTAATTTGCTACATTCTTGTGAAAGCTAAACATTTTCTGGCAGCTTTTCTCATGGCCTCCTTcacctctttgtttctcaggctgtagatgagggggttcacCAGTGGAGTCAGAACTGTGTACAagacagagaacactttgttCAGATCTCGCAGGGTGTCAGTTTTTGGCAGCATGTAGACAATCATTATGGCCCCATAGAAAACTGTAACTACGATGAGGTGAGAGGaacaggtggaaaaggccttttgcttTCCAGTGGtagaagggattctcaggatggtagATATAATATAAACGTAGGTTGCTAGGGTTAATagaaatgggggcagggtggtTATAAATGTCAGCATGGAAGTGATAAGTTCCATCATGTGAGTGTCACTGCAGGATAGTTTTATTATTGGGGTGAAATCACAATAGAAATGGTCAATTATACTGGGGCCACAAAATGTTAATTGTGACATTAAAAATATGATGATGATGCTAACTAAGAATCCAGCCAGCCAAGATCCAGCTGCTAGTTGGCTACAAATTGCATTATTCATGATGGCTGCATAATTGAGTGGTTTACATATGGCTAAGTAACGATCATACGACATTGCAGATAAGAGATAACACTCAACAGTCACTAGGAAACCGAAGAAATAAAACTGTGCAATACAGCCACTGAAagaaatggttctgtccccagtcaggaaactggccagcatcctgggcaggatggtggaggtgtagcaggtctccaagcaggacaggTTTCCCAAGAAGaggtacatgggggtgtgaaggtgctgatcagctaCAACCAGCACCACAATGAGGATGTTCCCAGCGACAGTCACAATATAGATCACAaaaaacagcaggaagagaaagatCTGCAGGTCAACGAGTTCCCCGAATCCCAAGAGGATGAATTCCGTGATAGATGTTTGATTTCCCTGTTCTATGTCTGCCATGGATTCTGTCTcgggcaaaaacaaaaaaagaatatATTACATCATTATAATCTGAAGGAGATTAACTCTATTGCTATATCATCAATTAACTCCATAAATGTGCTAAACCTGCTTCACCCAATTTTTGTATTGTGTCATTAACTTAGTTGAGGAGACAAAGTTCCCTAATTGGAAAATTGTTCTGAATTCAACAAgaggaaattcaataaagaaaagtgCAAAAAAAATGCAGAACTACAAAATGAGGCATAAATGGTTAGTTATCACTAGTACTCCTGAAATGGATCTtggagttacagtggatcacaaattgaatatgagtcaacaatgtaaaaAATTCTAGTATCATTTTGGTTTGTATTAACAGGACTCTTGTATCTATGACACAGGAGGttattgtcctgctctactcagcactggtgatgcCTCAGCAGGAGCATTGTCTCCAGCGCTAAGCACCACACttaaatgataaaaggtttagaaagcctGACCTAGGATGAAAGGTTAAAATAGCTGTGCATGCTTGGTCTTGAGAAAAGCAGACTGAGGGGAACCAGCTAACAgtgttcaaatatattaagggctgttataaaataAGGTAAACAACTGTTCTGCATGGCCACTGAGGgtaaaacaaggagcaatggtcttactctgcagcaaggagatttaggttagatatcggaaaactttctaactcaaAGGGTAGTTTAGCCCTGGAGCAGGATTTAAGGataggctgtggaatccctaCTATTGTAGTTTTTTAACAACAGGTTGGGTAAACACCTGTCAAGAATAACCTAGgaggtcctgcctcagcacaggcagCTGGATTTCATGCCTCTTTTTGCCCTATAGTTCTATGATTCCGTGAATAACAGTATTTGAATCTGGTTTGGAATTAGAAAGTCAGTGCAATGTGTGCCCTAAAATaactttaggtgcttttgaaaatctcacccctaCCACATCTCTTAACCACCAGggttgtctcattgtttctttgtacttCCCTCTCAGTGTTGACTTGCAATCTATCAGTCTTACACtaaagccccaatcctgaaaacacttacacACAGACATACTTTTACTACTGTGAAAATTCCCAGAGAGCAAGGACCAGCTTTTTGCTCTGCTTCTCTTACAGCTAATGTAAGATAAATTCAGCTAATAAAGTATAAAAATATCTACgctacttaggtgcttttgaaaattgtatcccaATTTCTAATCAGAGGACAAACACGGGGACTTGTCTTTTCAGATAGAAGGGTGCAGAATATAAATTCATAGTAAATAGATTGAAAACCGAGAGGGTACAGGAATAAAGAAGTAACTGAgtgagaaagaagaagaaactgaggggtcATCTACACACAATATTTGTACCACACTGGTATTATTAAAACTGTacaaccccaccccacacacacctccccgcCGCCGCAGTGCAGCTGCTATGATACCAGTATGAAGGTGCTAGGTTATTACCAATCAGGGGCAATAAGCTATATCATCAGTATTAGACACCTTTATATCCATATATCAGTGTCCACACCAGGAGTGGTAGTGTTATGGCTATTTAAGTAGAAAATTACACTCCTAGCAGAAATACAGAAATACATGCAAAGTATTGTGACCAACAGAAATAATGGAGAGGTGTATTCTTTGTTCTTTCATTACATGTGTCTTTCTGTACAGCCTCTAACATTTACCTCTATTCAGTGTCATACTATCAGTAAAGCAAACACATTCTTTCTAGCAGCGCAGAATAGGTACTTTTCCTTCTCTAAATCAGTATTTCATTTAAACTGGAAAGAGTGAATGAAGTTGTTTACCTATCAGACAGTAGCCAACTGGAATATTTCAGGTAACTTCTTCATTCAGAATATCAGGTGCcaggttttgttttcctttcccttctaCTTTATAAATGCAAATGGACTCAGCCAGGAGACTTGCAGAGTCCCCACTGAACAACCCACCTCTGCCATCCATCTTGGTTCACTTTTATTGTATGCTTTCACTGAAATTAGCAtgtcattctcctcctccttcccacgaGAAGGTTCAAATGTCCCTCGGCATTTCTGATGATGGGACTTTGAAATTACCTGAAAAAGTAAAGGTAATAATATGTCTATAATTTCGTTTAGACATGAAAAAGTAATGAATCAAAGTTCCAAACTCAATGGGTATGCATTGGAATGAGGGGAAATTTCTGACTGGGGTGTCAATTAaatgcagttaactcatgcaattaactcaaaaaattaaacacaatttaaaaaaatatttgtgattaatcacagttttaatggcactgttaaacaataataccaattgaaatacaaaatcacattgttttattttgagtgcagttatataacaaaaaaaaatctacattgggaagttgcactttcacaataaagagttggcactacaatacttgtctgaggtgaattgaaaaatactatttcttttgtttatcttttttactgtgaaatatttgtaataacaataatataaagtgagcactgtacactttgtattctgtgtcataatttaaatcaatatatttgaaaatgtagaaaaacatccacaaatatttataagAAATTTCAGTTGGTGTTGTATTATTCCAaagtccaatgaagtcaatgagtttCTACCAATTGATTTCAACACAGAGCTTGCAAAACATGGGCATTGGACAGAAAATTGAGGGGTTGAATGTTTTGAAATACGAGTAGGGTAGGACAGGAGCAGCCAcaagggaaatgggggggggcccACAGAGCCCCAACTTGGACTCATGGTCTCTGTGTTTTGAAGGTAGAAATGGGAGGGCAGAAAAAGACCCTGGAATGAGGTCAGAGTGGGGCCCTGGAATAGGTGAGGGGAGATGAAGGGGCATACAgaattcacatagctgaagtcaaagtattttagttcgacttacctggctgtcctcatggCGGCAAGTCGACTGTCACAGCTCCCTCCGTCgatgctgcttactcctcctgccgaggtggagtatgggtgtCGATTtgtggatcgatttatcgtgtctagacaagacgtgataaattgatccctgatagatcaattACTACCTGGCgagtagtatagatgtacccaaaGGTTCCACCAGTGCCCAAGTCTCTGCAATGGCATGGTATTGATTAATTGAGGTATACTCAGTTGATCCCAGCAGGTGGCCCATGTCTCATGCTGCGGAGAAAGGTGAAAACCCTGAAGGTCCTTTCCCAATAGGAGCTGAGGGAAAATTACTTCTCCGTCCCATATCTGGTGATTCGTTAAGTCCCGAGAATGGGAGCAAGACCCACCaaccagccatctagactgactAGTTTCTGAACCAGCTCAGAGTTCTGTCCCACCCTGTTCTATGTCGCATCTCCAGCTCTGTTCAATCCCtgaagcttcagaggaaggcaaacccgCTTTCCCTTCCCCATTGCCAACATCTGGCCAATTGCACACTGTTGAAAAAAATCATCATAGAGTCTGAGCACCTTACAGTGTTTAATGTAACCTCTGCACAACACCCTTGAGAGGTAGGAAGTTAAAAGGCAGCTTGAGGATCACAACACTACTTCATCTATTCCTGGTTCTCTCCCCATAATCGGAAATGCACCAACTGGAAACCACCTATTCTCCCTCCTAGTCATATTCAGTGTGATTCTTCTATTGGAGCTGAGAATTATGATGGGTTGGAAATATGACCTCTAACTAACTGACATTGCAAGTTAAGCAGGTTCTTTCTCCCCACTTACAGCTCTGGTTGAAGAGCCTGGCTCTTTAGCTTTCTTGCTGTAGAGATTTCTGCTTTCAGCCCTGGAGGTCCAAGGTTCAGTTCTTGTTGTTCACGAAGATGATGCCTGTCACACGTGTACCCCTTAGATCTATCCTAAACCCATGGTGTAGTACCTAGGCCTTGTGCTGCTCCAAAGCTCAGGGGAGAATTTTACGCATTGAGAGTCACTAGGTCACACCCCAATGGCCCCATCCCTCAGGGAGCCCctgggaaggcagatcagcattgtatgtgggtaacgctgttgcaagcatCACAAAGCATTTTGGAGTGGGTCAAAGGTGTGTAAGtgaagagtggaagtttcctttgcagAGTACGAGAGGCCTGGGGGGAGGTCAGAGGGGGGAGAAATAAGAGCAGAGAATGGGTTAACTCAACATGGcagctagcaagctcagtccaaagaTAAGAAGCTgactccagcccaaggccagctgcTACCTGCCAAGACAGAAGGGGGGAAATCCAACCCTGCCCTCCGACAAGCTGTGAAAAGAAAATAAGACTCAACATTGATGAAATAACAGCAAGAACAGTGAGAGAAAATGAAATGGCAACAAGGCCAATAGAAGGGAAAACAAAGTCTACAAAACTGGGATGTTTTGGGAAACTGAGGCGGCCACAGAAAGCCAATTTGGACTGGCACAAAAAGCACCAGGAGCAGAGGTTCCCTAAGTGGAACACCCACCAAGGAGCAGAGAACTTAAAACCCTCCTAAGAGCTGAAGCACCTGGAAGAACACAGCGGATTCTTGGGcggcctgggcccaggacagcacTCCCCATTCCCGCCCCCTTCTTCTGACATTACACCTGGACTTGGCCAGTCTGGGTCGTGCATGTTGTAAGTATAAAAGTGGCTTAGGACTTGGGGCTTTagtgctttcttccttcctttaagTGATGTGGAAGCATTTCCAGCACTTtccgctgttattttattattttatcaataacACTTTAAAATTTAGACACCTGGGTGTGCCTCCTCCCCAAAAAATCCTGCGGCCCCAGCCTGTTCTACTGTGGTCCCAGGAAGATTGGTAACAAAACTCTGTCACAGTTTTGGTGGAGAATTGCAAGGCATGGGGAACCCTGCAAAGCTCACCAACTGTTTTGTCCTTGGTATTTCATGTTTGCTTTGTCCGGCACTGTTGGTATTACATATTGAAGATTTTgtgattaaaggtgtgcccactctcagctgtATTAGGTCTGAGAACCAAAAAGTTGTTTAGCATTCCTTTATCCACCCCAATTGGCGGGGATATGGTGCAGGTGGGTATACTCCCAGTTGTAGAAGTCCAGGTAATAGGAACGGAAGACTCAGGGAGTCTCACTCCATCCATATAATCCTCAGTGCATACAACCTCAATCGTAGAATGACTGAGTAAAAGGGGAGAGCTTAGGGTTTCTCACTCAGCCCGAGTGGGCACTTAAAGAGGAGAGC
This window encodes:
- the LOC123347228 gene encoding olfactory receptor 6N1-like; translation: MADIEQGNQTSITEFILLGFGELVDLQIFLFLLFFVIYIVTVAGNILIVVLVVADQHLHTPMYLFLGNLSCLETCYTSTILPRMLASFLTGDRTISFSGCIAQFYFFGFLVTVECYLLSAMSYDRYLAICKPLNYAAIMNNAICSQLAAGSWLAGFLVSIIIIFLMSQLTFCGPSIIDHFYCDFTPIIKLSCSDTHMMELITSMLTFITTLPPFLLTLATYVYIISTILRIPSTTGKQKAFSTCSSHLIVVTVFYGAIMIVYMLPKTDTLRDLNKVFSVLYTVLTPLVNPLIYSLRNKEVKEAMRKAARKCLAFTRM